The following proteins are encoded in a genomic region of Flavobacteriales bacterium:
- a CDS encoding recombinase family protein, producing MSTIEQKSDRQRINETDYDLVLEDKCSGSIPLFEREGGKQLINLINKDIDFTLNVWSIDRLGRDLRDIMNSLHFFNENSICVYFISQGLRTLDDNGNENSISKLVISILGIVGEMGRKQILENQRQGIELRKSRGLYYGRMKGTTEDNLTFLSKPVNKKVLQLLKKGYTGKEISKIVGVSQTTVTKVKKVGLN from the coding sequence GTGAGTACAATTGAGCAGAAATCCGATAGACAAAGAATAAATGAGACTGATTATGATTTAGTTCTTGAAGATAAATGTTCTGGTAGCATTCCTTTATTCGAAAGAGAAGGGGGTAAACAATTAATTAATTTGATTAACAAGGACATAGATTTTACCCTTAATGTTTGGTCGATTGATAGACTAGGAAGAGATTTAAGAGATATTATGAATAGTCTACATTTTTTCAATGAAAATTCAATTTGTGTTTACTTCATTTCACAAGGCTTACGAACTCTTGATGATAATGGAAACGAGAATTCTATTTCTAAGTTGGTTATCAGTATACTCGGAATTGTCGGTGAAATGGGTCGTAAACAAATTTTAGAGAATCAACGTCAGGGAATTGAATTAAGAAAATCTCGTGGTCTGTACTACGGAAGAATGAAAGGAACAACAGAAGACAATCTTACTTTTTTGAGTAAACCTGTTAATAAGAAAGTACTTCAATTACTTAAAAAAGGCTATACGGGAAAAGAAATTAGTAAAATTGTTGGTGTTTCACAAACTACCGTTACGAAAGTTAAAAAAGTAGGTCTTAACTAA